A portion of the Sphaerochaeta pleomorpha str. Grapes genome contains these proteins:
- a CDS encoding single-stranded DNA-binding protein: MHKKHLHRVILYHGQVIIEGNLVKDPEKVMVGDTGRTLARFPLAVNRYYKNGNKEPVEEVLFITTQVWGPLAEGCLNYLQKGRGVRVVGRLRQERWNDKDGGSHERIVVVAEHVEFKPEQNGKGNPQVKKEDEELPEDIELEL, from the coding sequence TTGCACAAAAAACACTTGCATAGGGTAATCTTGTATCATGGGCAGGTTATCATTGAGGGAAATCTCGTAAAGGATCCAGAAAAGGTTATGGTCGGCGATACCGGCAGGACCCTGGCAAGGTTTCCTCTGGCTGTGAACAGGTATTACAAGAACGGCAACAAGGAACCGGTGGAGGAAGTCTTGTTCATTACCACCCAGGTCTGGGGCCCCCTTGCCGAGGGATGCCTGAATTACCTGCAGAAGGGAAGGGGCGTGAGAGTGGTCGGGAGACTCCGCCAGGAACGATGGAACGATAAGGATGGCGGTAGCCACGAGAGGATCGTGGTGGTAGCCGAGCATGTAGAGTTCAAGCCGGAACAGAATGGGAAAGGAAATCCTCAGGTAAAGAAGGAAGACGAGGAACTGCCAGAGGATATTGAGCTGGAACTTTGA
- the lspA gene encoding signal peptidase II translates to MFYIFIITIVTGIDQWTKYLVETQLKPIGAIPIVKDIFHLTYARNTGAAFSILRDKQALLILVTDIVVGALIYYLIKILKTGEVAFKLSLAIIIGGALGNLIDRVRLNYVTDFLDFTLINYPIFNLADVFVVSGVVMLSYMLLFKGDMPKISKM, encoded by the coding sequence ATGTTCTATATTTTTATTATCACAATAGTGACAGGGATTGATCAGTGGACTAAATATCTTGTAGAAACACAATTAAAACCGATAGGTGCTATACCCATAGTTAAAGATATATTCCATTTGACATATGCAAGGAATACAGGAGCAGCTTTTAGCATATTGAGGGATAAGCAGGCACTTTTAATATTAGTCACAGACATCGTTGTTGGCGCATTAATATACTATTTGATAAAAATATTAAAGACAGGAGAAGTAGCCTTTAAGCTATCCTTGGCGATAATTATTGGTGGAGCTTTAGGAAATCTTATCGATAGAGTTAGATTGAACTATGTAACCGACTTTCTCGATTTCACACTAATTAATTACCCCATATTTAATTTAGCAGACGTATTTGTAGTTTCAGGAGTTGTCATGCTTTCATATATGCTTTTGTTTAAAGGAGATATGCCCAAAATCTCAAAGATGTGA
- a CDS encoding recombinase, with the protein MPAAEAAGLKLYHTGAKKMMQNKHYLGDDYYPAIIDNETFVAAEAERVKRQAKLGRVFDDKPAKVSKIATGFKMPKVQIKYDDPFTQAEYVYSLIESEVDV; encoded by the coding sequence GTGCCAGCAGCAGAAGCCGCCGGACTTAAGCTTTACCACACAGGTGCAAAGAAGATGATGCAAAATAAGCATTACCTCGGAGACGACTATTACCCGGCGATTATTGATAATGAGACCTTTGTCGCGGCAGAAGCCGAGCGTGTAAAACGACAGGCTAAGCTTGGAAGAGTATTTGATGATAAGCCAGCCAAAGTGAGCAAGATTGCTACAGGTTTTAAGATGCCAAAGGTTCAAATAAAATATGATGATCCTTTTACACAGGCAGAATACGTCTACAGCTTGATAGAAAGCGAGGTGGATGTATGA
- a CDS encoding GNAT family N-acetyltransferase → MRILLLPLESTETEQFVLDNQKAFRYGAMEEFGLRDNHFEEDGEIISRKTILHSIKNGIAYRIVADGQIVGGLVVNIKGGKGHLDLLFVAPDVHGKGIGYETWCAVEEMYPQVKIWETYTPYFEKRNIHFYVNRCGFHIVEFYNSHHKDPNETDDGKGDDFEGMFRFEKKMEST, encoded by the coding sequence ATGAGAATACTTCTACTTCCTCTGGAAAGTACTGAAACAGAACAGTTTGTTTTGGACAACCAGAAGGCTTTCCGATATGGTGCCATGGAGGAATTTGGATTAAGGGATAATCATTTTGAAGAAGACGGTGAGATCATCTCCAGGAAAACGATCCTGCACTCCATAAAGAACGGTATCGCCTATCGTATTGTAGCCGATGGTCAGATCGTCGGGGGGTTGGTAGTAAATATAAAAGGGGGCAAAGGGCATCTGGATCTGTTGTTTGTGGCTCCTGATGTGCATGGTAAAGGAATAGGCTACGAAACTTGGTGTGCTGTTGAAGAAATGTACCCACAGGTTAAAATATGGGAGACCTACACTCCCTACTTTGAAAAGAGAAACATACACTTCTACGTGAATCGCTGTGGGTTTCATATCGTGGAGTTCTATAACTCCCATCACAAGGATCCAAATGAAACGGATGACGGAAAGGGTGATGATTTTGAGGGGATGTTCCGTTTCGAGAAAAAAATGGAATCAACCTGA
- a CDS encoding heavy metal translocating P-type ATPase codes for MLKKEIILEGLDCANCAAKIEDEVNKLNGVKAYMNFMNKTLTLETESEQEYKNTLQQVETIVHKHEPDVAVKEKSISKSNKKVLILEGLDCANCAAKIEAQTQSLEGVNSATVDFVTKKLTIEAVDKKEFGKILGEVTSIVNILEPDVKIVDAEKKKVNKSIVMLEGLGCANCAAKMEKEISGLEGVEFAAVDFVSKKLTMEISPKVNRTELNEKIEGIVKKIEPDVKIVFEKDTSKANIKENNEEEEEGVNKKEIIRLVVGGAIFAVGIIFNFQNWLELTLFIISYIIVGGEVVLRAIKGIARGQVFSEHFLMSIATIGAFFVGEYPEGVAVMLFYLVGELFQDIAVGHSRKSISALMDIRPDYANLKVGDEIRKVSPEEVNIGDIIIVKPGEKVPLDGKVIEGNSMVDTAALTGESVPRELEPGNDALSGFINKNGVLTIEVTKDFGDSTVSKILDLVQNASSKKAPTEKFITKFARSYTPIVVFGALALAIIPPLVIPGATFSTWIYRALVFLVISCPCALVISIPLGFFGGIGGASKRGILVKGSNYLEALNNVETVVFDKTGTLTKGVFEVVNINSQIDFTNEELIEYAAFAESHSSHPIALSILKVYNKDVDITKIEDYEEIAGHGILAKVGGKEILAGNSKLMNKENIKYQEVETLGTIVHVAVDKKYAGNIVISDAVKEDSADAIKGLKALGVRNTVMLTGDSKAVGEKIATQLGIDKVYTELLPADKVEKIEDLDAKKSHKGKIVFVGDGINDAPVLARADIGMAMGGLGSDAAIEAADIVIMTDEPSKIVTAIKVAKRTRKIVMQNIVFALGVKAIFLALGAVGVATMWEAVFADMGVAIIAILNAMRVMNTKSI; via the coding sequence ATGTTAAAGAAGGAAATAATTTTAGAAGGATTAGATTGTGCAAATTGTGCAGCTAAAATTGAAGATGAGGTTAATAAATTAAATGGAGTCAAAGCCTATATGAACTTCATGAACAAGACATTGACTTTAGAAACTGAATCAGAGCAAGAGTATAAGAATACACTACAGCAGGTTGAAACCATAGTGCACAAGCACGAACCGGATGTGGCAGTGAAAGAAAAATCCATTAGCAAGAGCAATAAAAAAGTATTAATACTTGAAGGACTTGATTGTGCGAATTGTGCTGCAAAGATTGAAGCTCAAACACAAAGCCTTGAAGGAGTAAATAGTGCAACCGTTGATTTTGTTACTAAGAAGCTGACAATTGAAGCGGTCGATAAAAAGGAATTTGGTAAAATTCTTGGAGAAGTAACATCCATTGTAAATATACTTGAGCCGGATGTTAAAATAGTTGATGCAGAGAAGAAAAAGGTGAACAAAAGCATAGTAATGCTTGAAGGACTTGGATGCGCGAATTGTGCAGCTAAAATGGAAAAAGAAATAAGCGGTTTAGAAGGAGTGGAGTTTGCTGCAGTAGATTTTGTTTCGAAGAAACTAACAATGGAAATAAGTCCGAAAGTCAACCGCACTGAATTAAATGAGAAGATTGAAGGCATTGTAAAAAAAATCGAACCGGATGTAAAGATTGTTTTTGAGAAAGATACATCTAAGGCCAACATAAAAGAAAATAATGAAGAGGAAGAAGAAGGTGTCAACAAAAAAGAAATCATAAGACTTGTGGTCGGTGGAGCAATATTTGCCGTGGGAATCATCTTTAATTTCCAAAATTGGCTTGAGCTTACCTTATTTATTATTAGTTATATTATAGTTGGTGGAGAGGTTGTCTTAAGAGCAATAAAAGGTATTGCCCGTGGACAGGTATTCAGTGAGCATTTTCTAATGAGTATTGCTACCATTGGTGCTTTCTTCGTTGGAGAGTATCCAGAAGGTGTAGCAGTTATGCTGTTCTATCTGGTAGGTGAATTGTTTCAGGATATAGCTGTAGGTCACTCCAGAAAATCAATAAGTGCTTTGATGGATATACGTCCTGACTATGCAAATCTTAAAGTTGGCGATGAGATCAGGAAAGTATCTCCTGAAGAGGTAAACATAGGTGACATCATTATTGTTAAGCCAGGAGAAAAAGTTCCCCTCGATGGCAAGGTTATAGAAGGAAACTCAATGGTTGACACTGCAGCGTTAACAGGGGAATCTGTTCCTCGTGAACTCGAGCCAGGAAACGATGCATTGAGCGGATTCATTAATAAAAATGGCGTTTTGACAATAGAGGTAACAAAGGATTTTGGTGATTCAACTGTATCTAAAATTTTGGATCTGGTTCAGAATGCCAGCAGTAAGAAAGCTCCTACAGAAAAATTTATAACAAAATTTGCGCGTTCCTATACTCCGATTGTAGTTTTTGGAGCATTAGCCTTAGCAATCATACCTCCATTGGTGATCCCCGGTGCAACTTTCTCTACATGGATATATCGAGCCTTAGTGTTCTTAGTTATATCTTGTCCATGTGCGTTAGTAATTTCAATACCATTGGGCTTCTTCGGAGGGATTGGTGGAGCATCGAAGAGAGGTATATTAGTAAAAGGCAGTAACTATCTTGAAGCGTTGAACAATGTGGAAACAGTTGTTTTCGATAAGACGGGAACGCTAACAAAGGGTGTATTTGAAGTTGTGAATATCAACTCTCAAATTGATTTTACAAATGAGGAATTGATTGAATATGCAGCATTTGCTGAAAGTCACTCAAGTCATCCAATTGCACTATCCATTTTGAAAGTCTATAACAAAGATGTCGATATCACTAAAATTGAAGACTATGAGGAAATTGCAGGTCATGGGATTTTAGCTAAAGTTGGTGGTAAAGAGATTCTTGCCGGAAATAGCAAACTGATGAATAAAGAAAACATTAAATATCAGGAAGTTGAGACTCTGGGTACAATAGTACATGTTGCAGTAGACAAGAAATATGCAGGCAATATTGTAATCTCTGACGCAGTGAAGGAAGATTCAGCTGATGCGATTAAAGGATTGAAGGCATTAGGTGTTAGAAATACTGTTATGCTTACTGGTGATTCGAAGGCAGTTGGGGAAAAAATAGCAACCCAACTTGGAATTGACAAGGTGTATACTGAATTGTTACCGGCCGACAAGGTAGAAAAAATTGAGGATCTGGATGCTAAGAAATCTCATAAGGGGAAAATTGTATTTGTTGGAGATGGTATCAATGATGCACCAGTACTTGCGAGAGCTGATATTGGCATGGCAATGGGCGGCTTGGGGTCTGATGCTGCAATTGAAGCAGCTGATATAGTTATCATGACGGATGAACCATCAAAAATTGTCACTGCAATTAAAGTAGCAAAAAGGACTAGGAAAATTGTGATGCAAAACATTGTGTTTGCATTAGGGGTTAAAGCCATATTCCTTGCACTTGGTGCGGTGGGAGTTGCAACTATGTGGGAAGCTGTATTCGCTGACATGGGTGTGGCAATAATCGCAATATTAAATGCAATGAGGGTAATGAATACAAAAAGTATATAA
- a CDS encoding recombinase family protein: MISLASNVTVIPAKKTIGTQKTTDKVQKTRVAAYCRVSTDSDEQETSYETQIEHYTSFINSHPDWVLAGIYADDGISGMNTKKRDEFQRMINDCNEGKIDMVITKSISRFARNTVDCLNYTRALKNKNIGVYFEKENINTLDAKGEVLMTIMASLAQQESESLSANVRLGLQFRYQQGKVQVNHNWFLGYTKDADGHLIIDPEQAEVVKRIYREYLSGKSFLQIKRSLEADGILNGAGNAKWHESNIKQILTNEKYIGDALLQKTYTVDILEKKREANKGQVPKYYVEDSHEAIIPKDIFLKVQEEIARRANLTKGTTKRKRIYSGRYALSGIVFCAHCGDIFRRIKWNNRGCKSTVWRCVSRVEKDGPDCTARTVHEEFLHEVVIKAINEAFREKKAILPLLRENIESSLEEVTSNQIAAIDEQMKSMQQELLATVNSKNTGDELGMEIRRLRDEKQALQNEQASRQDLRTRLDEMMRFLNDLPCELTEYEEDYVRTLLEKITVYDDYFIVEFKSGIEIQIDE, encoded by the coding sequence ATGATTTCCTTAGCCAGCAATGTTACGGTTATTCCTGCAAAGAAAACAATCGGTACACAGAAAACAACCGATAAAGTCCAGAAAACACGAGTAGCTGCTTATTGCCGTGTTTCCACTGATAGTGATGAGCAGGAAACCAGCTATGAAACACAGATTGAGCATTACACTTCGTTTATCAATAGTCACCCGGATTGGGTGCTGGCCGGGATATATGCCGATGACGGCATTTCTGGAATGAATACGAAAAAGCGTGATGAATTCCAGCGCATGATTAATGACTGTAACGAAGGCAAGATAGATATGGTTATTACCAAGTCCATCAGCCGATTTGCAAGGAATACGGTTGATTGTCTGAATTATACCAGAGCCCTTAAGAATAAGAACATCGGCGTTTACTTCGAAAAAGAAAATATCAATACGCTCGATGCTAAAGGTGAAGTTCTAATGACAATTATGGCTTCTCTTGCACAGCAAGAAAGTGAGTCATTATCGGCTAACGTTCGTCTGGGTTTGCAGTTCCGATACCAACAAGGAAAAGTTCAGGTCAATCACAACTGGTTCTTGGGATATACCAAAGATGCAGACGGGCACCTCATCATTGATCCAGAGCAAGCTGAAGTCGTTAAGCGCATCTATAGAGAGTACCTTAGCGGTAAGAGCTTCTTACAGATAAAAAGGTCGCTTGAAGCCGATGGAATTCTGAACGGTGCCGGTAATGCAAAATGGCATGAAAGCAATATAAAGCAGATACTTACAAACGAGAAGTACATCGGAGACGCTTTGCTTCAGAAGACCTATACGGTGGATATTCTTGAAAAGAAGCGTGAAGCTAATAAGGGTCAGGTTCCTAAATATTATGTAGAGGACAGTCATGAAGCTATTATTCCAAAGGATATCTTCCTAAAGGTACAGGAGGAAATCGCAAGACGCGCAAACCTTACCAAAGGCACCACAAAGCGCAAACGAATCTATAGTGGCCGCTACGCTTTATCTGGAATAGTGTTCTGCGCTCACTGCGGTGACATCTTCCGCAGAATTAAATGGAACAATCGTGGGTGTAAGTCCACCGTTTGGCGCTGCGTCAGCAGGGTAGAAAAAGATGGTCCAGATTGTACCGCAAGGACTGTTCATGAAGAATTTCTCCATGAGGTAGTTATCAAGGCCATAAACGAAGCGTTCCGGGAAAAGAAAGCAATCCTTCCTCTTTTGCGAGAGAATATCGAGAGTAGTCTGGAGGAAGTCACTTCAAATCAGATTGCAGCGATTGATGAACAGATGAAGTCAATGCAGCAGGAGCTATTGGCAACCGTTAATTCTAAGAATACCGGTGATGAGCTTGGTATGGAGATTAGAAGGCTGCGTGATGAGAAGCAGGCCCTTCAAAATGAGCAGGCATCCCGACAGGATCTGAGAACACGACTCGATGAGATGATGCGTTTCCTTAACGATCTGCCTTGCGAGTTGACTGAATATGAAGAAGATTATGTAAGGACTCTCTTGGAAAAGATAACGGTTTATGATGACTATTTCATTGTGGAATTTAAGTCTGGAATTGAAATCCAAATTGACGAGTAA
- a CDS encoding lipase family protein has protein sequence MLARNIYVSNKAIESTIKKLGYSKLWIQADETEISKPVAAFAHQKHSGINYYLIIVRGTASFKDLLTDLKAPFDFFSQAADNTFAEFADYLSKTMKKTKEKIKSEKNVFFVVGHSMGGAVANLLSMGLKEYTERNKIFTYTFESPSTGVFEEDASLTNSINIVNESDFVPDLPLPEGRYGKDIRFWPDDLDPELYHTITEEVLDTIMGFTIINKWNNHILDTSLTYVLSRDQGLLKSLIE, from the coding sequence GTGTTGGCAAGAAACATCTATGTATCAAACAAGGCAATTGAAAGCACCATCAAGAAGTTGGGATACTCCAAACTTTGGATTCAAGCTGATGAAACCGAGATATCAAAGCCAGTTGCAGCCTTCGCCCATCAGAAGCATTCCGGGATAAACTACTATCTCATTATTGTCAGAGGCACGGCTTCCTTCAAAGATCTTTTGACCGACTTGAAAGCCCCTTTCGATTTTTTTTCCCAAGCTGCAGACAACACATTTGCAGAATTTGCGGACTATCTAAGCAAAACCATGAAGAAAACGAAAGAGAAGATAAAGTCGGAAAAGAATGTCTTCTTTGTTGTAGGACACAGTATGGGAGGAGCTGTCGCCAATCTATTATCCATGGGTCTAAAAGAGTATACAGAAAGGAACAAGATCTTCACCTATACATTTGAAAGCCCTTCCACTGGGGTTTTTGAAGAAGATGCTTCCCTTACCAATTCCATCAACATCGTCAATGAATCGGATTTTGTCCCAGACCTTCCTTTGCCGGAAGGAAGATATGGAAAGGACATTCGCTTCTGGCCTGATGACCTAGATCCAGAACTTTATCATACGATAACAGAGGAAGTCTTGGATACGATTATGGGATTCACCATCATCAATAAGTGGAACAACCACATTTTGGACACGTCCCTCACCTATGTTCTCTCCAGAGACCAAGGCTTACTGAAGAGCCTTATAGAATGA
- a CDS encoding recombinase family protein — MTEKCSKCLSGKGSYKIAKALREKKALTKRGGKWSSTVVKEILKNEKYTGDVLFQKTFTDSQFNRHTNRGEKPQYYVKGHHDAIISTEDFEAAQAIIVQRAKEKNIVADDEKYLSRYPFSGKIICAECGATWKRRTHTACKAKYYAYTCNTHLKDKNKCGQLFINETDFEVAFVNMVNKLIFSKKVLLQPFLNSLKSIDQANALTRINELETALEQNFDRRQVLTNLLSKQYIEPALYAKQNSELLAEAEELRNEKEALYRSVNGELENSKAVSRLLKYVNNSAGLAEFDAVAFEAHVDHITVYTRSEIGFALKCGLTLKERL; from the coding sequence CTGACCGAAAAATGCAGTAAATGCCTTTCTGGAAAAGGCAGCTATAAAATAGCAAAAGCACTTAGAGAGAAAAAGGCACTGACAAAGCGAGGCGGCAAATGGAGCTCAACGGTAGTTAAAGAAATCCTGAAAAATGAGAAATATACGGGTGATGTGCTCTTTCAGAAAACATTCACTGATTCGCAGTTTAACAGGCATACCAATCGGGGTGAAAAGCCGCAGTACTATGTCAAAGGTCATCATGACGCAATAATTAGCACCGAGGACTTTGAAGCGGCACAGGCGATTATTGTCCAGCGTGCTAAAGAAAAGAATATTGTGGCGGATGATGAGAAGTACCTGAGCCGATACCCATTCTCAGGAAAAATAATATGCGCTGAATGCGGTGCTACTTGGAAAAGAAGAACACATACCGCTTGTAAGGCTAAATACTATGCTTACACCTGCAACACTCACCTGAAGGACAAAAATAAGTGCGGCCAGCTTTTTATCAACGAGACGGATTTTGAGGTCGCCTTTGTAAATATGGTGAACAAGCTGATTTTTAGCAAAAAGGTTCTTTTACAACCGTTCCTTAATAGCCTTAAAAGCATTGACCAAGCTAATGCACTTACTCGAATTAACGAGCTTGAGACGGCTTTGGAACAGAACTTTGACCGAAGGCAGGTTCTTACAAACCTTCTTTCAAAGCAGTACATCGAGCCTGCACTATATGCCAAACAGAATAGTGAACTTTTAGCTGAAGCTGAGGAGTTGAGAAATGAAAAGGAAGCCTTGTACCGCTCGGTAAATGGTGAGCTTGAGAATTCGAAAGCAGTAAGCAGGCTCTTAAAGTATGTAAACAATAGTGCAGGACTTGCAGAATTTGATGCAGTTGCCTTTGAGGCACATGTTGACCACATTACTGTTTACACCAGAAGTGAAATAGGCTTCGCACTAAAGTGCGGTTTAACCCTTAAGGAAAGGTTGTGA
- a CDS encoding Csac_0668 family 2Fe-2S cluster-binding (seleno)protein produces the protein MGKETLSNCCCGNLGESSCEVEKNNFCPVCGKQGTLVKNITVKNMVLNELVEQIGDNDYYLCMNEECDITYYNTKSNIKFNKQQVKVPIWFKKDADPKYACYCNEVTEEQVIEAVVKLGAKTVKEVNAITGAMKNSNCKENNPLGVCCHKIIQEAIDKGLTMK, from the coding sequence GTGGGAAAGGAAACTTTAAGTAATTGTTGTTGCGGAAATTTAGGAGAATCATCTTGTGAGGTAGAAAAGAACAATTTTTGTCCTGTATGCGGAAAACAAGGTACTCTTGTTAAAAATATTACAGTAAAGAATATGGTGCTTAACGAGTTAGTGGAACAAATCGGTGATAACGATTATTATTTATGTATGAATGAGGAATGTGATATTACTTACTACAATACGAAATCTAATATTAAGTTTAATAAACAACAGGTTAAAGTCCCAATATGGTTTAAGAAAGATGCAGATCCGAAGTATGCTTGTTATTGCAACGAAGTTACAGAAGAACAGGTAATTGAAGCAGTTGTAAAGCTTGGCGCGAAAACCGTAAAAGAAGTAAATGCCATCACGGGAGCAATGAAAAATTCTAATTGTAAAGAAAACAATCCGTTGGGAGTATGTTGTCATAAGATTATTCAGGAAGCTATCGATAAAGGCTTAACCATGAAATGA
- a CDS encoding CatA-like O-acetyltransferase produces the protein MHQNNFTPIDLKTWPRAQVFYYYTHMAPTTYTVNVSLDVSVLRKTLKEKGLKFFPAYLYLVTKAISKQPDLRVSNQEGVLGRWDVLTPAYPQFHADDKTTSLLWTEYCNDFKTFYKHYIEDTERYGDSHGVLSAKGVPPASAYIISCIPWFTFNSFSLHNHGIKDYYVPSLESGAFYEQEGKLRMPLSITVHHATTDGYDLKIFFEELQNTMDAPEAWLGA, from the coding sequence ATGCATCAAAATAACTTCACACCAATTGATCTAAAGACTTGGCCACGCGCTCAGGTATTCTATTATTACACCCATATGGCCCCTACAACATATACTGTAAACGTATCCTTGGATGTTTCGGTTCTGAGAAAGACACTTAAAGAAAAAGGATTGAAATTTTTCCCAGCGTATCTTTATCTTGTCACCAAGGCAATAAGCAAGCAGCCAGACTTACGGGTTTCAAATCAAGAAGGAGTGCTGGGGCGTTGGGATGTTCTTACTCCTGCTTATCCACAGTTTCATGCGGATGACAAAACGACTTCATTGTTGTGGACAGAATATTGCAATGACTTCAAGACCTTTTACAAGCATTACATCGAGGATACCGAACGCTATGGAGATAGCCACGGGGTTCTATCCGCAAAAGGCGTCCCCCCTGCAAGTGCCTATATCATATCCTGCATTCCATGGTTCACCTTCAACAGCTTCTCACTTCATAATCATGGCATAAAGGATTACTACGTTCCTTCCTTGGAATCAGGAGCATTTTATGAACAAGAGGGAAAACTGCGTATGCCGTTATCCATCACGGTCCATCATGCTACAACAGATGGTTATGATTTGAAGATATTCTTTGAAGAACTCCAGAATACAATGGATGCACCGGAAGCTTGGTTGGGAGCGTGA
- a CDS encoding TetR/AcrR family transcriptional regulator, which produces MQKKSDIKKDLIKTVAKQLFSTKGYEGVTMKDVCEACQISRGGLYRYYDSPKEIMCEILTDDKTEMASMLEQAIEGNVPALQLLNYFLEMIRSDIQCKENRFSFVIHEFAFVEPTQSDYMEKRFESAVQILSRLLDYGKRTHEFKDFDTRILATHITLFRDSIITSSASLKFSDTLIDEQLNYIKESVIRHASK; this is translated from the coding sequence ATGCAGAAAAAAAGTGATATCAAGAAAGACCTGATCAAGACAGTTGCAAAGCAGTTGTTCTCCACCAAGGGATACGAGGGCGTAACCATGAAGGACGTCTGTGAGGCTTGCCAGATAAGTCGGGGTGGATTATATCGCTACTATGACTCTCCAAAAGAGATCATGTGTGAAATACTTACCGATGACAAAACTGAGATGGCAAGCATGCTCGAACAAGCCATTGAAGGAAATGTTCCTGCCCTACAACTGTTGAACTACTTTTTGGAGATGATCCGGTCAGACATTCAGTGCAAGGAAAATCGGTTTTCCTTTGTCATTCATGAGTTTGCTTTTGTTGAACCAACCCAAAGCGATTACATGGAAAAAAGGTTTGAAAGCGCAGTTCAGATACTTTCCCGGTTGTTGGACTACGGGAAGAGGACCCATGAATTCAAAGACTTCGACACGCGCATTCTTGCAACCCATATAACTCTTTTCAGGGACAGCATCATCACCTCCTCTGCCTCTCTGAAATTTTCAGACACCTTGATTGATGAGCAACTGAACTATATAAAGGAATCGGTGATACGCCATGCATCAAAATAA
- a CDS encoding ArsR/SmtB family transcription factor has translation MARKIQPTERCDCDVIHEETVNQVREKMPQEETLYDLAELFKVFGDSTRIKIIWALDEAEMCVCDIAFLLNMTQSAISHQLRVLKQAELVKSRREGKIVFYSLEDEHVKQIFDQGLIHISEESK, from the coding sequence GTGGCAAGGAAAATTCAACCAACTGAAAGATGTGACTGTGATGTTATACATGAGGAGACTGTTAACCAAGTTCGAGAAAAAATGCCTCAAGAAGAAACCCTATATGATCTTGCGGAGCTATTTAAGGTCTTTGGGGATTCAACAAGAATTAAGATAATCTGGGCGTTAGATGAAGCCGAGATGTGCGTTTGCGATATTGCATTCTTATTGAATATGACCCAATCAGCAATTTCTCATCAGCTAAGAGTCTTAAAGCAGGCTGAACTAGTAAAGAGCAGAAGAGAAGGAAAGATTGTATTCTACTCCCTTGAAGATGAACATGTAAAGCAAATATTTGACCAAGGATTAATTCATATTTCAGAAGAAAGTAAGTAA